The following are encoded in a window of Penaeus vannamei isolate JL-2024 chromosome 17, ASM4276789v1, whole genome shotgun sequence genomic DNA:
- the LOC138864613 gene encoding putative uncharacterized protein FLJ45035, producing MSSVPHNFDPMSSIPHNFGPMCPIPHNFDPMCSIPHNFDPMCSIPHNFDPMSSFPHNFDPMSSIPHNFDPMCSIHHNFDPMFSISHNFDPMSSIPHNIDTMSPIPHNYDPTSRVAHNFDPMTHVPHNFDTMSSIPHNFDPMTQVTHDFDPMSPFLLCHNTPWSRRAFRSTTSSLETP from the exons ATGTCCTCAGTTCCTCATAATTTTGACCCCATGTCCTCAATCCCTCATAATTTTGGCCCCATGTGCCCAATCCCTCATAATTTTGACCCCATGTGCTCAATCCCTCATAATTTTGACCCCATGTGCTCAATCCCTCATAATTTTGACCCCATGTCCTCATTCCCTCATAATTTTGACCCCATGTCCTCAATCCCTCATAATTTTGACCCCATGTGCTCAATCCATCATAATTTTGACCCCATGTTCTCAATCTCTCATAATTTTGACCCCATGTCCTCAATCCCTCATAATATTGACACCATGTCCCCAATCCCTCATAATTATGACCCCACGTCTCGAGTCGCTCATAATTTTGACCCCATGACGCACGTCCCTCATAATTTTGACACTATGTCCTCAATCCCTCATAATTTTGACCCCATGACCCAGGTCACTCATGATTTTGACCCTATGTCCCCATTCCTCTTATGCCATAACACACCATg GAGTCGTCGTGCCTTCAGAAGCACAACCTCCTCCCTGGAAACCCCATaa